In one Candidatus Nanopelagicus limnes genomic region, the following are encoded:
- a CDS encoding acyl-CoA dehydrogenase family protein — protein MSINSDMPALFGEEYQALRESISALAQKKILPFAHDVDENSRYPQEAADALQAAGLAAAHVPVEFGGQGADALAAVIIIEEVARVCGASSLIPAVNKLGSVPLMIAGNNEQKKKYLTQLAAGKGFSYCLSESEAGSDAAAMKTKAVKDGDSWIISGSKKWISNAGVSEFYTVLASTDASKGAKGISAFIIEKSDAGVSFGAHEKKMGFRGSPTREVYFDNVKINDDRRLGEIGSGFSLAMKTLDHTRITIAAQALGIAQGAFDVAKKYAHERQQFGKPIFDFQAIQFMLADMAMQIEAARQLTYAAAVKSERGESDLTFFSAASKCFATDVAMKVTTDAVQVLGGYGYVSDYPVERMMRDAKLTQIYEGTNQIQRVVMARNLETLTN, from the coding sequence ATGTCAATTAATTCAGATATGCCCGCTTTATTTGGCGAGGAGTATCAAGCGCTTCGAGAAAGTATTAGTGCGCTAGCGCAAAAAAAGATTTTACCTTTCGCTCATGATGTTGATGAAAACTCAAGGTATCCGCAAGAGGCAGCAGATGCACTTCAAGCAGCAGGTCTTGCTGCTGCTCATGTGCCAGTTGAATTTGGCGGCCAAGGTGCGGACGCATTAGCTGCAGTAATAATTATCGAAGAGGTTGCAAGAGTTTGTGGCGCTTCGTCATTAATTCCAGCGGTTAACAAATTAGGTTCAGTTCCATTAATGATTGCTGGCAATAATGAACAAAAAAAGAAGTATTTAACTCAACTTGCAGCGGGCAAAGGGTTTTCTTATTGCCTATCTGAATCAGAAGCTGGTTCTGATGCTGCTGCAATGAAAACTAAGGCGGTAAAAGATGGGGATAGCTGGATAATTTCTGGCAGCAAGAAGTGGATTTCAAATGCTGGAGTTTCAGAGTTCTACACAGTCCTAGCTTCAACTGATGCTAGTAAAGGGGCTAAAGGAATTTCTGCATTCATTATTGAAAAATCTGATGCAGGTGTTTCATTTGGCGCACATGAAAAGAAGATGGGCTTTCGTGGATCACCAACCCGGGAAGTTTATTTCGACAATGTAAAGATTAATGATGATCGTCGTTTAGGTGAGATAGGAAGCGGCTTTTCATTAGCCATGAAAACTTTAGATCACACCAGAATTACAATTGCAGCCCAAGCACTAGGTATCGCACAAGGTGCATTTGATGTTGCTAAGAAATATGCCCACGAGCGCCAACAATTCGGTAAACCTATATTTGATTTTCAAGCTATCCAATTTATGTTGGCAGATATGGCAATGCAGATTGAAGCAGCTAGACAACTTACTTATGCTGCGGCGGTAAAGAGTGAGCGAGGAGAGAGTGATTTAACATTCTTCTCAGCTGCGAGTAAATGTTTTGCTACTGACGTGGCTATGAAGGTAACAACTGATGCCGTGCAAGTTCTTGGTGGCTATGGCTATGTAAGTGATTATCCAGTGGAGCGAATGATGCGCGATGCTAAGTTAACTCAAATTTATGAGGGTACAAATCAAATTCAACGAGTTGTAATGGCTAGAAATCTAGAGACTTTAACTAATTAA